Sequence from the Nitrospirota bacterium genome:
CACTCCGGAGAAAATAGATGTCCTCAGTAAAAATAAGAAGTGCAGGACAAATAAAGTTGTGGTCACTCCTTCATCCATTCAGAAGGAGCTGGAAGAGAGGCTCAGGTCTGGTTTTAGTTCCCCTTATGTGGGGGGACTGTTTTTGGTTCCCTATCATCTTCAACTGGGAAGTTGGGAGATGCTGAGCACTTTATTACCCGATAAGGTTGGCGGTATCCCCCCCCAAAAACTGGGCTTACAGGTTATTCATCATTCCCTTTATGGGATAAAGGGGACAAGGGAGTTAGATGAACTGAGGGAGTCCAGCTATGGTCTGCTGAGTGGTTTGCCCTTCATCTGTAGCCCCGTGACCGAGAATAGATTTTTCAACCAAATTCCCACAGCTCACTCCGAAGAGCTCCTGCTAGAGATGGGTAAGAGACAAAAACAGCTCGGTTATCTGAAAGGCAACCTTGTCAATACCGATGGTCACTCCATCCGCACCTTCAGCCGGATGCATATGCCAAAGAGCTATCTCTCCAAGGAGAAGATATACGATAAGAGCATCAGGACCTTCTGGACACAAGACCAGGAGACCAAGAACCCCATATTCTTGAAGGCATTCTACAGCGGGACTACGGTGAGTATGGCTGTCCCTGATCTTATGGACAAAACCCTGGAGATCCTCCAAAACCCCTTCCTTTCAGCGATGGATAAAGAGCATTTCGTGGGCACTCTACTGAGCCAATTAGATGAGAGGGGAATTAGAGTGATCCTGCCCATGCGCAATTCTGATAAGAGGCTTAAAGAGATGGAGGCCATAGATGCCTCAGAATTTATCCGAAGATTTGAGGGTCGAAGACTGGCCGATGTATTTACCTATCTCAAGGATTACAACGATCCATTACGGTTGCTCGTTCTAAAGGCCAAAGAGGATGGTAAGACCAAATATGTGGGGTTCATCACCAACGATCTAAATATTACCCCCAGAGCCCTTCTCAAGATATACCGAAAAAGGTGGAGGATAGAGAATCTCTTCTCGGAATGTGATTTTCTCGGTTTCAATCTCCTGGTAAGCACGAACCTCAATGCCATCACAGCTAACCTGGCCTTGAAACTCATGGCCTTCAATTTAATGAGTGCCTTCCGCAATGATCTAGGCGGTGAATT
This genomic interval carries:
- a CDS encoding transposase, giving the protein RRVPGSGPHGGGDLREIQDHGKKNSKKEIRRRCRQFLTPEKIDVLSKNKKCRTNKVVVTPSSIQKELEERLRSGFSSPYVGGLFLVPYHLQLGSWEMLSTLLPDKVGGIPPQKLGLQVIHHSLYGIKGTRELDELRESSYGLLSGLPFICSPVTENRFFNQIPTAHSEELLLEMGKRQKQLGYLKGNLVNTDGHSIRTFSRMHMPKSYLSKEKIYDKSIRTFWTQDQETKNPIFLKAFYSGTTVSMAVPDLMDKTLEILQNPFLSAMDKEHFVGTLLSQLDERGIRVILPMRNSDKRLKEMEAIDASEFIRRFEGRRLADVFTYLKDYNDPLRLLVLKAKEDGKTKYVGFITNDLNITPRALLKIYRKRWRIENLFSECDFLGFNLLVSTNLNAITANLALKLMAFNLMSAFRNDLGGEFLSMTPSLVHRHFLKNVQGKVKLHGDYIRVDVFGFEHQDAVRPLLDNLQAKLLKKGLDPRIPWLNNHRICFRFI